In the Thermodesulfobacteriota bacterium genome, one interval contains:
- a CDS encoding SRPBCC family protein — protein MASTKYNLDPKLDLILERVIDVPRELVWKAWTTPEYVTKWFTPAPWQTVDCKIDLRPGGLFYTVMRSPEGEDYPNIGCFLEVVENEKLVWTDALQEGYRPADKVGFMTAFLLLEPHGSGTKYTAIAIHPTEAGRKQHEEMGFHEGWGTALDQLVAFVKTLQA, from the coding sequence ATGGCAAGCACTAAATATAATCTGGACCCGAAGCTCGACCTTATACTCGAACGAGTGATCGACGTGCCGAGGGAGCTCGTATGGAAGGCGTGGACGACGCCGGAATACGTGACGAAGTGGTTTACGCCCGCGCCGTGGCAGACGGTGGACTGCAAGATAGACCTCCGCCCCGGAGGGCTTTTTTATACCGTTATGCGCTCGCCCGAGGGAGAGGACTATCCGAATATAGGCTGCTTTCTGGAGGTCGTCGAGAATGAGAAGCTCGTCTGGACGGACGCACTCCAGGAGGGCTATCGCCCGGCGGACAAGGTTGGCTTCATGACGGCCTTCCTTCTGCTGGAGCCTCACGGCAGCGGGACGAAGTACACGGCTATCGCTATTCATCCTACGGAAGCGGGCAGGAAGCAGCACGAGGAAATGGGGTTCCACGAGGGATGGGGAACGGCGCTCGACCAGCTCGTGGCGTTCGTCAAAACTCTCCAGGCTTAA
- the rph gene encoding ribonuclease PH, with amino-acid sequence MRSGGRDWDELRPVTITRGVMKYAEGSALIETGETRVLCTATVETRVPPFLRDTGRGWVTAEYSMLPRSTKDRITRDSVKGRIGGRSHEIQRIIGRALRSVINLDKLGEMSITIDCDVLQADGGTRTAAITGAFVALSDAALHLVSTGVLADSPMQDYIAAVSVGIVEGKTALDLDYEEDSTAEVDMNVAMTGSGLLVEVQGTAEGKPFSKRRLSQLVTLAEKGINELIQKQKEALTE; translated from the coding sequence ATGAGATCAGGTGGAAGGGACTGGGACGAGCTCAGGCCCGTAACGATAACGCGCGGCGTCATGAAGTACGCCGAAGGCTCCGCGCTGATAGAAACCGGCGAGACGAGAGTCCTCTGCACGGCGACGGTCGAAACCAGGGTTCCGCCGTTTCTGAGAGACACGGGCAGGGGATGGGTGACGGCCGAGTACTCGATGCTCCCCCGCTCGACGAAGGACAGGATAACCCGCGACAGCGTAAAGGGCAGAATAGGCGGACGCTCGCACGAGATACAGCGCATAATAGGACGCGCCCTCCGTTCCGTGATCAATCTGGACAAGCTCGGCGAAATGTCTATAACCATCGACTGCGACGTCCTCCAGGCGGACGGCGGCACGCGGACCGCGGCCATAACGGGCGCGTTCGTGGCTCTCTCCGACGCGGCGCTCCACCTCGTAAGCACCGGGGTCCTCGCCGACAGCCCCATGCAGGATTACATAGCCGCCGTCAGCGTCGGAATCGTCGAAGGCAAGACCGCGCTCGACCTGGACTACGAGGAAGACTCCACCGCAGAGGTGGACATGAACGTCGCCATGACGGGCTCCGGCCTCCTGGTCGAGGTGCAGGGGACGGCCGAGGGCAAGCCCTTCAGCAAAAGAAGGCTTTCACAGCTCGTCACGCTCGCCGAAAAGGGAATAAACGAGCTCATACAAAAACAAAAAGAAGCGCTCACGGAATAA
- a CDS encoding carboxymuconolactone decarboxylase family protein: MTPRMQNPAVVVPDAMQALFTLGTAAKKAGVPMKTLNLVYLRASQINGCGFCVDMHSREMKRAGETDERIFGVAAWRESPHFTDEERAALELTEAVTRINDRGDAVPDDVWREAANYYDETGLGALVVNIGLINFWNRVNVATRQPAGAQIPVVKAKSGKGLAA; encoded by the coding sequence ATAACACCACGTATGCAGAACCCGGCGGTTGTAGTGCCCGACGCTATGCAGGCGCTTTTCACGCTTGGGACGGCCGCGAAGAAGGCGGGCGTCCCTATGAAGACGCTCAATCTCGTTTATCTCCGCGCGAGCCAGATAAACGGATGCGGATTTTGCGTGGACATGCATTCACGCGAGATGAAGAGAGCGGGTGAAACCGACGAGCGAATCTTCGGAGTGGCCGCGTGGCGTGAATCGCCGCACTTTACGGACGAGGAGCGCGCGGCGCTTGAATTGACAGAGGCCGTGACGAGGATTAACGACAGGGGCGATGCAGTGCCGGACGACGTCTGGCGGGAGGCGGCCAATTATTACGACGAAACCGGGCTCGGGGCGCTCGTCGTCAATATCGGGCTCATCAATTTCTGGAACAGGGTGAACGTCGCGACGAGGCAGCCCGCCGGGGCGCAGATACCGGTCGTGAAGGCGAAGTCCGGAAAGGGACTGGCCGCGTGA
- a CDS encoding YciI family protein yields the protein MADFIYLFRSNPEAWKSMSPEQMQQTIKKWREWVDGIEKSGNLKLTGERLSENGKVVKGKAKAVTDGPYVEVKDFIQGYMVVSTEDLEQAAELANGCPILESDGSVEIRPFMKM from the coding sequence ATGGCAGATTTTATATATCTCTTCAGGAGTAATCCCGAGGCGTGGAAGTCGATGTCGCCCGAGCAGATGCAGCAGACCATCAAGAAGTGGAGGGAGTGGGTAGATGGAATCGAGAAGAGCGGCAACCTGAAGCTCACGGGCGAAAGGCTCAGCGAGAACGGGAAGGTAGTCAAGGGTAAAGCGAAGGCAGTTACGGACGGGCCGTATGTAGAGGTTAAGGACTTCATACAGGGGTACATGGTCGTGAGCACCGAAGACCTGGAGCAGGCGGCGGAGCTGGCCAATGGGTGCCCGATCCTAGAAAGCGACGGTTCCGTCGAGATCCGCCCGTTCATGAAGATGTAG
- a CDS encoding methyltransferase domain-containing protein codes for MSDAERGHLERIVDQFSKQAAPFAELDIHMNAMDMLIEMSGVGAGDNVLDVACGPGLVACEFARRASHVTGIDITEAMIEKARELAAGKELTNVDWVIGNANPLPFSDGEYSRVITRYSFHHFLDPGAVFGEMIRVCRPGGRVLVADVCVAEESSEEYDRMEKLRDDSHAHALTGPEFSRLFGESGLEDVQYGAYGLDADVEHLLDASSHAPEQRAEVTAIIEGDIGVDALGINARRENGKLVFTFPIAVFTGRKPG; via the coding sequence ATGAGTGACGCAGAAAGGGGGCACCTCGAAAGGATAGTGGACCAGTTCTCGAAGCAGGCGGCGCCGTTCGCCGAGCTCGACATACACATGAACGCAATGGACATGTTGATCGAAATGTCGGGCGTCGGGGCGGGCGACAATGTGCTCGACGTTGCGTGCGGGCCGGGGCTCGTCGCGTGCGAGTTTGCCCGCCGTGCTTCGCACGTTACCGGCATAGACATTACGGAGGCGATGATCGAAAAGGCGCGCGAGCTCGCGGCCGGAAAGGAGCTTACGAACGTGGACTGGGTTATCGGGAACGCAAACCCGCTGCCCTTTTCCGACGGGGAATATTCCCGCGTCATAACGCGTTACAGCTTCCATCACTTCCTCGACCCCGGGGCCGTGTTCGGCGAGATGATACGCGTGTGCAGGCCCGGGGGAAGGGTACTCGTCGCCGACGTTTGCGTCGCCGAGGAGTCTTCGGAGGAATACGACCGGATGGAGAAGCTGAGGGACGATTCGCACGCGCACGCCCTCACGGGGCCGGAATTCAGCCGTCTGTTCGGGGAATCGGGCCTCGAAGACGTGCAGTACGGCGCATACGGGCTCGACGCCGACGTGGAGCATCTGCTCGACGCTTCTTCACATGCGCCCGAACAGAGGGCCGAGGTGACGGCGATAATAGAGGGCGACATAGGCGTCGATGCGCTGGGCATAAACGCGCGCCGCGAGAACGGGAAGCTCGTGTTCACGTTCCCGATAGCGGTATTCACGGGGCGGAAGCCGGGTTAG
- a CDS encoding XTP/dITP diphosphatase, with amino-acid sequence MIDEIVLATGNKGKIKEFEGLLRGVAGKITGLGDLESPPEIVEDGDTFMENALKKARALAKYSGKPALADDSGLAVDALGGKPGVYSARYAGEGATDEKNIDKLLGELGDTENRNARFVCFLALVTPDGKETVVSGKCKGIILTERRGSGGFGYDPVFYLPEFGKTMAEIPSGLKNEISHRARAVEKLVRILKEESSGV; translated from the coding sequence ATGATCGACGAAATAGTTTTGGCTACCGGCAATAAAGGAAAGATAAAGGAATTCGAAGGACTCCTCCGCGGCGTGGCAGGGAAAATAACCGGCCTCGGCGACCTCGAATCACCGCCCGAAATCGTCGAGGACGGCGATACCTTCATGGAGAACGCGCTCAAGAAGGCCCGTGCGCTCGCGAAATATTCCGGGAAGCCCGCGCTTGCAGACGATTCCGGCCTCGCGGTGGACGCACTCGGCGGAAAGCCGGGCGTATACTCGGCCCGGTATGCAGGTGAGGGCGCGACAGACGAAAAGAATATAGACAAGCTCCTCGGCGAGCTCGGCGATACGGAGAACAGAAACGCCAGGTTCGTATGCTTCCTCGCCCTCGTCACTCCTGACGGGAAGGAGACGGTGGTCAGCGGAAAGTGCAAAGGGATTATACTCACCGAGCGCAGGGGCAGCGGCGGGTTCGGGTACGACCCCGTCTTTTACCTCCCCGAATTCGGGAAAACGATGGCCGAGATACCGTCCGGGCTCAAGAACGAAATCAGCCACAGGGCGCGCGCCGTGGAAAAACTCGTCCGCATCTTGAAGGAAGAATCGTCCGGCGTGTAG
- a CDS encoding ATP-binding cassette domain-containing protein, whose translation MDNAIVVEGLRKSYGKLSVLEGINFSVRRGSVFGLLGPNGAGKTTTVRILSTLLKPDDGRVTVNGHDVVTDAHKVRASIGLTGQYAAVDEYLTGEENLLMIGRLYRLSVADAKRRTAELLEQFGLVDAAKRPLKAYSGGMRRRLDLAASLIASPSVIFLDEPTTGLDPRSRLIMWDIIKELAAGDTTILLTTQYMEEADRLAEDIVVIDKGTVISQGTPDELKARVGSERIELAIAEGSDFAAAQRAICADGDYVDPKKRTISVATKGGVTELKDVLDKLTRAGVEVETLSLHRPTLDDVFLTLTGHAASPADTNGNSDSDSKRGDAPDAEAAKEKERIKS comes from the coding sequence ATGGATAATGCGATCGTAGTCGAAGGGCTCCGAAAGTCCTACGGGAAGCTGAGCGTACTCGAAGGGATAAACTTCTCCGTCAGGCGTGGCTCCGTCTTCGGACTCCTCGGCCCGAACGGCGCGGGGAAGACGACTACGGTCCGCATACTCAGCACGCTGCTCAAGCCCGACGATGGACGAGTCACAGTAAACGGCCACGACGTCGTAACGGACGCGCATAAGGTCAGGGCGAGTATCGGCCTCACAGGTCAGTACGCCGCCGTGGACGAATACCTCACCGGTGAGGAAAACCTCCTCATGATAGGGCGGCTTTACAGGCTGAGCGTCGCCGATGCGAAACGCAGGACAGCCGAGCTCCTTGAGCAGTTCGGCCTCGTGGACGCGGCCAAAAGGCCGCTAAAGGCCTACTCCGGCGGCATGCGGAGGCGTCTCGACCTTGCGGCGAGCCTCATAGCGTCGCCGTCCGTGATATTCCTCGACGAGCCCACGACGGGCCTCGACCCGCGGAGCCGGCTTATAATGTGGGATATCATAAAGGAGCTTGCGGCCGGCGACACGACAATACTCCTCACGACGCAGTACATGGAAGAGGCCGACAGGCTCGCGGAGGATATTGTCGTCATCGACAAAGGCACGGTCATATCCCAGGGCACGCCGGACGAGCTCAAGGCCCGCGTCGGCTCCGAACGCATAGAGCTTGCCATAGCCGAGGGCTCCGACTTCGCCGCCGCCCAAAGGGCCATATGTGCCGACGGCGACTACGTAGACCCGAAGAAGAGAACGATAAGCGTCGCCACCAAGGGTGGAGTTACCGAGCTGAAGGATGTTTTAGACAAGCTCACACGCGCCGGTGTGGAAGTCGAGACGCTCTCCCTCCACCGTCCCACGCTCGACGATGTGTTCCTCACCCTCACGGGCCACGCGGCCTCGCCCGCCGACACGAACGGCAACTCCGACAGCGATTCGAAAAGGGGCGATGCGCCGGATGCCGAAGCCGCGAAAGAAAAGGAGAGGATAAAATCATGA
- the sulP gene encoding sulfate permease, whose protein sequence is MLKPKLFTTLETYSKKTFMDDLFAGLTVGVVALPLAMAFAIASGVPPERGLFTAIIAGFLISLLGGSRVQIGGPTGAFVVIVAGIMAEHGYDGLVYCTIMAGFFLIALGLSKMGGLIKFIPFPVITGFTSGIAVVIFSTQIKDLLGLRMPTPPAEFIPKWIEYVKHLGTFTPAAAGLGIGTIIVIFVTRKFIPRFPAMLIGMGAATIVSVLLGLDVETIGSRFGDLPRVLPAPELPAFDIEKMKSLIAPAFTVGLLAAIESLLSATVADGMIGGRHRSNMELIAQGAANVGSAVFGGIPATGAIARTVTNIKSGAKTPVAGIIHAISLALILLIFAPYAKMIPLAALAGILVVVSYNMSEIENFIGLLKAPKSDVMVLLTTFALTVFVDLTIAVQVGIVLAALLFIRRMSEVTNVGIVTRELQGNGEDDTGDPNAISRRDVPSGVEVFEIQGPFFFGAADRFKESVSLIEKPVPVIILRLRNVPAIDATGLYTLKDFLHRCRRDHTTLILSGVHTQPLFAIERSGLWNMIGKENIFGNIDDALDRAREILGLPKVERPAPFVPVVAREAEKAPE, encoded by the coding sequence ATGCTTAAACCCAAGCTGTTTACGACCCTAGAAACGTATAGTAAAAAAACATTCATGGACGACCTCTTCGCCGGCCTCACGGTCGGCGTCGTCGCCCTTCCTCTCGCCATGGCCTTCGCCATAGCCAGCGGCGTCCCGCCCGAGCGCGGCCTCTTCACCGCCATCATCGCGGGTTTCCTCATATCCTTACTAGGCGGGAGCCGCGTCCAGATAGGCGGTCCTACAGGGGCCTTCGTCGTCATCGTCGCAGGCATCATGGCCGAGCACGGCTACGACGGCCTCGTCTACTGCACCATAATGGCCGGTTTTTTCCTTATCGCCCTCGGCCTCAGCAAGATGGGCGGCCTCATAAAATTCATCCCGTTCCCTGTGATAACCGGCTTCACGTCCGGCATCGCCGTCGTCATATTCTCGACTCAGATTAAAGACCTCCTCGGCCTCCGGATGCCGACCCCGCCCGCGGAATTCATCCCCAAATGGATCGAGTACGTAAAGCACCTCGGCACGTTCACGCCCGCCGCGGCAGGGCTCGGTATAGGAACGATAATCGTCATCTTCGTCACCCGAAAATTCATCCCCAGGTTCCCGGCGATGCTCATAGGAATGGGGGCGGCCACTATAGTTTCCGTCCTCCTTGGACTCGATGTCGAGACGATAGGCAGCCGCTTCGGCGACCTTCCCCGCGTCCTGCCCGCGCCCGAGCTCCCGGCCTTCGACATAGAGAAAATGAAGAGCCTCATCGCCCCGGCTTTCACGGTCGGCCTCCTCGCTGCCATTGAATCGCTCCTTTCGGCGACAGTCGCCGACGGCATGATCGGCGGGCGGCACCGCTCGAACATGGAGCTGATAGCCCAGGGGGCGGCAAACGTCGGCTCGGCCGTCTTCGGCGGCATACCGGCCACGGGTGCGATAGCGCGTACGGTGACGAATATCAAGAGCGGCGCGAAAACCCCGGTCGCGGGTATCATCCACGCCATATCACTCGCGCTCATACTCCTCATCTTCGCCCCGTACGCGAAGATGATCCCGCTCGCTGCGCTGGCCGGGATACTCGTCGTCGTCAGCTACAACATGAGCGAGATCGAAAATTTCATAGGGCTCCTCAAGGCCCCGAAGAGCGACGTTATGGTGCTCCTGACGACGTTCGCGCTCACGGTGTTCGTCGATCTGACCATCGCCGTTCAGGTCGGCATAGTCCTCGCGGCGCTCCTCTTCATACGCCGCATGTCCGAGGTCACCAACGTCGGCATAGTGACGCGCGAGCTCCAGGGCAACGGCGAGGACGACACCGGCGACCCGAACGCCATATCCAGGCGCGACGTGCCGTCCGGCGTCGAGGTATTCGAGATACAGGGGCCGTTCTTCTTCGGCGCGGCCGACAGGTTCAAGGAATCCGTCAGCCTCATAGAAAAACCCGTCCCCGTCATAATACTCCGCCTCCGTAACGTCCCCGCGATCGACGCGACCGGCCTCTACACGCTTAAGGACTTTCTCCATAGATGCAGGCGCGACCACACGACGCTCATCCTCTCCGGCGTTCACACGCAGCCCCTCTTCGCCATCGAGCGCTCGGGCCTCTGGAACATGATAGGGAAGGAAAACATATTCGGGAACATCGACGACGCCCTCGACCGCGCGAGGGAGATACTAGGCCTCCCGAAGGTAGAGCGCCCAGCGCCCTTCGTCCCCGTCGTCGCGAGAGAGGCGGAGAAGGCGCCCGAATAA
- a CDS encoding ABC transporter permease — protein MTSLPRKVEPARHSELYWMLSDSWVLTRRSIKHITRNLDQLLSLIIMPVMFLLLFRYVFGGAIDTGGTTYVNFLVAGILVQTLAFGSSNTTVNLVLDLRRGIIDRFRSLPMYSSSLLTGHVLADLFRNTISGLIMVAAGLAVGFRPTADIGEWLKVLGLLLLFTFAVSWFCAILGLVVKSFEAAQWISFIFIMPLTFASSAFVPTDGMPTALKIFAENQPFTIVIQAMRAWLVGTPIGNDGWLSVVWCTGITVICMPIAAWLFRRQARFPAL, from the coding sequence ATGACTTCACTGCCGCGCAAGGTCGAACCAGCCCGCCATTCCGAGCTCTACTGGATGCTGAGCGATTCGTGGGTGCTGACAAGGCGGAGCATAAAGCACATCACGCGTAACCTCGACCAGCTCCTCTCGCTGATAATAATGCCCGTGATGTTCCTGCTCCTGTTTCGTTATGTCTTCGGCGGGGCGATAGACACGGGCGGGACGACGTACGTCAACTTCCTCGTCGCGGGCATACTCGTCCAGACGCTTGCGTTCGGCTCCAGCAACACGACGGTCAACCTCGTCCTCGACCTCAGGCGGGGAATCATCGACAGGTTCCGCTCGCTTCCGATGTACAGCTCGTCGCTTTTGACTGGCCACGTTCTCGCCGACCTCTTCCGTAACACGATATCTGGCCTTATCATGGTTGCGGCCGGTCTCGCCGTCGGGTTCCGCCCGACCGCCGATATAGGAGAATGGCTCAAGGTGCTCGGGCTCCTGCTGCTCTTTACATTCGCCGTGTCGTGGTTCTGCGCCATACTCGGCCTCGTCGTAAAGAGCTTCGAGGCCGCGCAGTGGATAAGCTTCATCTTCATAATGCCGCTCACGTTCGCGTCGAGCGCATTTGTCCCGACCGATGGCATGCCGACCGCGCTTAAAATTTTCGCCGAAAACCAGCCGTTCACAATAGTCATACAGGCCATGCGAGCCTGGCTCGTCGGAACGCCGATAGGCAACGACGGGTGGCTGTCAGTCGTCTGGTGCACGGGCATAACGGTCATCTGTATGCCGATAGCGGCGTGGCTCTTCAGGCGCCAGGCCCGCTTCCCGGCTCTCTAA
- a CDS encoding aldo/keto reductase produces the protein MEMRKLGNSDLYTAPVVMGGNVFGWTIDEKQSFAVLDEFTGLGFNAVDTADVYSRWGRGNEGGESETIIGKWMKERGNRGNILLISKVGYDMGEGKNISRKYILKQVDSSLKRLRTDHIDLYFTHQDDDVTPVEETLSAHEELIKAGKVRWIGASNLSPERLRESLAASAAKGLPRYEVFQPEYNLYDRQGFEEGVGPVCKEHGLGVIVYFALARGFLTGKYRSEADLGKSVRGRGIKDYLGERGMRILRALDETAEKHGVSQAAVSLAWLMAKPPVTAPIASATRTDHLKSFTEAAGLRLDSEDMSRLDEASAY, from the coding sequence ATGGAAATGAGAAAACTCGGAAACTCGGACTTATACACGGCTCCCGTCGTCATGGGAGGCAACGTATTCGGCTGGACCATAGACGAGAAACAGTCGTTCGCCGTCCTCGACGAATTCACCGGGCTCGGGTTCAACGCCGTCGATACGGCCGACGTCTATTCCCGCTGGGGCCGCGGCAACGAAGGCGGCGAGTCCGAAACGATAATCGGCAAGTGGATGAAGGAGCGCGGCAACCGGGGCAATATACTCCTCATTTCCAAGGTCGGCTACGACATGGGCGAGGGAAAGAATATCAGCAGGAAATATATACTGAAGCAGGTCGATAGCTCTCTCAAGAGGCTCCGGACGGATCATATCGACCTCTACTTCACACATCAGGACGACGACGTCACGCCCGTCGAGGAAACGCTCTCGGCCCACGAAGAGCTCATCAAGGCCGGAAAGGTCAGGTGGATCGGGGCGTCGAACCTCTCCCCCGAAAGGCTCAGGGAATCGCTCGCGGCGAGTGCGGCCAAGGGCCTCCCGAGATACGAGGTATTCCAGCCCGAGTACAACCTCTACGACCGTCAGGGGTTCGAAGAGGGCGTGGGGCCGGTTTGTAAAGAGCACGGCCTCGGGGTCATAGTCTATTTCGCACTGGCAAGGGGCTTTCTCACGGGCAAGTACAGGAGCGAAGCCGACCTCGGCAAGAGCGTCAGGGGACGGGGCATAAAGGATTATCTCGGCGAGCGCGGGATGCGAATACTCAGGGCCCTCGACGAGACGGCCGAAAAGCACGGCGTTTCGCAGGCCGCCGTTTCCCTCGCATGGCTCATGGCCAAGCCGCCCGTAACCGCGCCGATCGCGAGCGCGACCAGGACCGATCATCTGAAATCCTTCACCGAGGCGGCCGGGCTCAGGCTCGATTCCGAAGACATGTCGCGGCTGGACGAGGCGTCGGCCTACTGA
- a CDS encoding metalloregulator ArsR/SmtB family transcription factor — MPNNNIQLDSVFHALSDPTRRAVLARLGRGPAAVSELARPFDMALPSFTQHLGVLEECGLVSSEKKGRVRTYRIAPGPLEKAGTWIEKQRALWEKRLDQLDNFLYELKEKE; from the coding sequence ATGCCTAACAATAATATACAGCTCGACAGTGTGTTTCACGCGCTGTCAGACCCGACGCGGAGGGCTGTTCTCGCGAGGCTCGGAAGGGGGCCGGCAGCCGTGAGCGAGCTTGCGAGGCCGTTCGACATGGCCCTCCCCTCGTTCACGCAGCACCTGGGGGTGCTAGAGGAATGCGGGCTCGTGAGCTCGGAGAAGAAGGGGCGCGTGAGGACGTACAGGATCGCGCCCGGGCCGCTCGAAAAGGCGGGGACGTGGATCGAAAAACAGAGGGCGCTCTGGGAGAAGCGCCTCGATCAACTCGACAATTTCTTATATGAACTCAAGGAGAAAGAATGA
- a CDS encoding DUF2188 domain-containing protein: MPKKPGSHHVVPNADGGWDVKKDGATRSSGHFDKKQDAVDAGRKISQNQGTEFYIHGKDGKIQNKDSHGNDPYPPKG; this comes from the coding sequence ATGCCAAAGAAACCAGGATCACATCATGTCGTACCCAACGCCGACGGCGGCTGGGACGTCAAGAAAGACGGCGCGACCCGTAGCAGCGGCCACTTCGACAAGAAGCAGGATGCCGTCGATGCCGGGCGCAAGATCAGCCAGAACCAAGGCACCGAGTTCTACATCCACGGCAAGGATGGGAAGATCCAGAACAAGGACAGCCACGGGAACGATCCATATCCGCCGAAGGGGTGA
- a CDS encoding sigma-70 family RNA polymerase sigma factor, giving the protein MTDTKDVSGLVDHLFRREAGKMVSYLTRVFGVGNLRMAEDVVQDTLLRALETWPVYGVPENPPAWLMRVARNRAIDIVRRDGRFRHIAPGLERELAPVDSPPGEDAAFAGEIRDDQLRMMFSCCHPALSTEARMTLILKTLCGFGVAEIAHALLVSEDSVEKRLTRARNVLRSSGEFVEIATAPDIPGRLEAVYRAIYLLFSEGYHGTRAEETVREELCFEAIRLALLLSEHPESAGPRTHALLALFCFQAARLSGRTGEDGGLVQLRMQDRSKWDRDLIGRGFYFLTMSSSGEELSEFHIEAGIAALHCSAPSYEETDWGKILGLYDTLYGIAPSPIVALNRAVALGNAFGPDEGLAEIGKIPDSERLKNYPFYEASQGEFHLMAGRREEAARHFEKAAELARSPAEREFFGRRVRECGF; this is encoded by the coding sequence ATGACCGACACGAAAGACGTATCGGGGCTCGTGGACCATCTGTTTCGCCGTGAGGCGGGGAAGATGGTTTCGTACCTGACGAGGGTATTCGGTGTTGGCAACCTGCGCATGGCCGAGGACGTCGTGCAGGACACGCTCCTCCGGGCTCTGGAAACGTGGCCCGTTTACGGCGTGCCCGAGAACCCGCCCGCGTGGCTGATGCGCGTCGCGCGGAACAGGGCTATAGACATCGTGAGGCGCGACGGACGGTTCCGGCACATCGCGCCCGGGCTGGAGCGCGAGCTTGCGCCGGTCGATTCTCCGCCAGGAGAGGATGCGGCATTCGCCGGCGAGATACGGGACGACCAGCTCCGTATGATGTTCTCGTGCTGCCACCCTGCCCTTTCGACCGAGGCGCGTATGACGCTAATACTGAAGACCCTTTGCGGGTTCGGCGTCGCCGAGATCGCCCATGCGCTTTTAGTGAGCGAGGATTCGGTAGAAAAGCGGCTCACACGGGCGAGGAATGTCCTCCGCTCGTCGGGCGAATTCGTGGAGATAGCGACCGCGCCGGACATACCCGGGCGCCTGGAGGCCGTCTACCGGGCGATATATTTACTGTTTAGCGAAGGATATCACGGCACGAGGGCGGAAGAGACCGTCAGGGAGGAGCTTTGCTTCGAAGCGATTCGCCTCGCGCTGCTTTTGAGCGAACACCCGGAAAGCGCCGGGCCGCGGACGCACGCCCTGCTCGCGCTCTTTTGTTTTCAGGCGGCGCGGCTTTCGGGGAGGACGGGCGAGGACGGCGGGCTCGTCCAGCTAAGGATGCAGGACCGCTCGAAGTGGGACAGGGATTTGATCGGCAGGGGGTTTTATTTTCTGACGATGTCGTCTTCCGGGGAAGAGCTCAGCGAATTTCACATCGAAGCGGGCATAGCGGCCCTTCACTGCTCGGCCCCTTCGTACGAGGAGACGGACTGGGGGAAGATACTCGGGCTTTACGATACGCTTTACGGCATCGCCCCTTCGCCGATTGTGGCGCTTAACCGGGCGGTAGCTTTGGGGAACGCGTTCGGGCCAGACGAAGGGCTGGCCGAGATCGGGAAGATCCCGGATTCGGAGAGGCTTAAAAACTATCCGTTTTACGAGGCGTCGCAGGGGGAGTTTCATCTTATGGCGGGGAGGAGGGAAGAGGCGGCGAGGCATTTTGAGAAGGCGGCCGAGCTTGCGAGGAGCCCTGCGGAGAGGGAGTTTTTTGGGAGGAGGGTGAGGGAGTGTGGTTTTTAG
- a CDS encoding GIY-YIG nuclease family protein has translation MFYVYLIQNESHPDRRYIGCTQNLKERLQRHNAGRASHTAQYIPWKLVTYLAFSDKFKAQEFERYLKSGSGQAFARKRFW, from the coding sequence ATGTTCTATGTATATCTGATTCAAAACGAATCCCATCCTGACCGGCGCTACATAGGATGTACCCAAAATTTAAAAGAACGCCTGCAAAGGCATAACGCCGGCAGAGCGTCACATACGGCGCAGTATATCCCCTGGAAACTTGTAACTTACCTTGCCTTTTCCGACAAATTTAAAGCACAGGAATTCGAACGCTATTTGAAATCCGGTTCCGGACAGGCCTTTGCACGTAAGCGTTTCTGGTAA